Proteins encoded within one genomic window of Pseudophryne corroboree isolate aPseCor3 unplaced genomic scaffold, aPseCor3.hap2 scaffold_931, whole genome shotgun sequence:
- the LOC135047441 gene encoding taste receptor type 2 member 41-like — translation MSLWNTAWLSICYCVKLVNVTHRIFLWVKMWFPSSITKLLIGSAIWSVLVNLPFIWTVQIMFPQNTNITDGSVRSAMKLKILYTVLNLLLSYILPFTLTATCIGLSVTSLLHHVWRIRQNVSQDSSSPQLQALVRAAVTMTLRVVLDLTFLIILIYTFAVSLNVSPVIETLFWVYLISYPSVQAFILIFGNPKLKRSLMVIRNRQDV, via the coding sequence ATGAGTTTGTGGAACACCGCCTGGCTCTCCATCTGCTACTGTGTGAAACTCGTCAACGTTACCCACCGGATCTTCCTCTGGGTGAAAATGTGGTTTCCCTCTTCCATCACCAAACTCCTCATAGGATCAGCAATATGGTCAGTTCTGGTGAATTTGCCCTTTATCTGGACAGTACAGATCATGTTTCCACAGAACACAAATATTACTGATGGGTCAGTACGTTCTGCAATGAAGTTGAAAATCCTTTATACTGTGCTGAACCTGCTGCTGAGTTACATCCTGCCCTTTACCCTGACTGCCACCTGTATTGGGCTCAGTGTGACGTCTCTCCTGCACCATGTCTGGAGGATCAGGCAGAACGTGTCCCAGGACAGCTCATCCCCTCAGCTCCAGGCTCTTGTTCGGGCGGCTGTGACAATGACGCTGCGTGTGGTGCTGGACCTGACCTTCCTTATTATCCTTATTTATACATTTGCTGTGTCTCTCAATGTCAGTCCTGTCATAGAAACATTATTCTGGGTGTATCTCATCTCATATCCATCTGTACAAGCTTTcatactaatctttggaaacccCAAATTGAAGCGAAGTCTCATGGTCATTAGGAACAGGCAGGACGTGTAG